In one window of Balaenoptera musculus isolate JJ_BM4_2016_0621 chromosome 10, mBalMus1.pri.v3, whole genome shotgun sequence DNA:
- the NINJ2 gene encoding ninjurin-2 → MLDVALFVSNATQLKVVLEQGPSSLHYTTLVTLISISLLLQVVIGILLMVIARLNLNEVEKQWRLNQLNNAATILVFITVIINVFITAFGAHKTGFLAARTSRTPL, encoded by the exons ATGCTGGACGTGGCCCTCTTTGTGTCTAACGCCACGCAGCTGAAAGTGGTGCTGGAGCAGGGGCCGTCCTCTCTTCACTACACCACCCTCGTCACCCTCATCAGCATCTCTCTGCTCCTGCAGGTGGTCATTGGAATCCTCCTCATGGTCATTG CTCGACTGAACCTCAACGAGGTAGAAAAGCAGTGGCGATTAAACCAGCTCAACAATGCAGCCACCATCTTGGTCTTCATTACCGTCATCATCAACGTCTTCATCACGGCCTTCGGGGCACATAAGACTGGGTTCCTGGCTGCCAGGACCTCAAGGA